A part of Macaca mulatta isolate MMU2019108-1 chromosome 12, T2T-MMU8v2.0, whole genome shotgun sequence genomic DNA contains:
- the C12H2orf88 gene encoding small membrane A-kinase anchor protein translates to MGCMKSKQTFPFPTIYEGEKQHESEEPFMPEERCLPKMTSPVNVKEEVKEPPGTNIVILEYAHRLSQDILCDALQQWACNNIKYHDIPYIESEGP, encoded by the coding sequence ATGGGCTGCATGAAATCAAAGCAAACTTTCCCATTTCCTACTATATATGAAGGTGAGAAGCAGCATGAGAGTGAAGAACCCTTTATGCCAGAAGAGAGATGTCTACCTAAGATGACTTCTCCAGTTAATGTCAAAGAGGAAGTGAAGGAACCCCCAGGGACCAATATTGTGATCTTGGAATATGCACACCGCCTGTCTCAGGATATCTTGTGTGATGCCTTGCAGCAATGGGCATGCAATAATATCAAGTACCATGACATTCCATACATTGAGAGTGAGGGGCCTTGA